The genomic region ATCGGAAGTTCCAAGCAATCTTGCCATTACGTGGGAAAGTATTGAATACCCAAAAGGCAAAATTACAAGAAATTCTAAAAAACGAAGAAATTAATACGATGATCTATACAATCGGGGCCGGTGTCGGCGCTGAATTCAAAATTGAAGATAGCAATTACGATAAGATTATTATCATGACCGATGCGGATACCGATGGCGCTCATATTCAAATCTTACTCTTAACCTTCTTCTATCGTTACATGCGACCATTAATCGAAGCCGGTAAAGTGTATATCGCCTTACCACCTTTGTACAAGCTTCAAAAAGGCGCCGGTGCTAAAACGAAGATTGCCTATGCTTGGACGGACGATGAATTAAAAGTTGTCGCTAAGGATATGGGTAAGGGTTATAGCCAACAACGGTTTAAAGGGTTGGGTGAAATGAATGCCGATCAACTCTGGGATACAACGATGGATCCATCAAGTCGGACCTTAATTCGTGTTCGGATTGACGATGCTGCTTTGGCAGAACGCCGGGTGACAACCTTGATGGGTGATAAAGTTGAACCGCGGCGGAAGTGGATTGAAGAAAATGTGAAATTCACGCTCGCTGAAGAAGGCAGCATTTTAGAGACAACGGGGCAAACAGCAACGCCAGTCTCCGACGATAACGCAGTAGAATAATTAGACGATTAGAAAAGTGAGTGATTAATTTGGCTGATGAAGCACAAAAAATTCAAGAGTTAACCCTTGAAGAAGTCATGGGCGACCGCTTTGGCCGGTATTCCAAATACATCATTCAGGAACGGGCATTACCGGACATTCGGGATGGTTTAAAACCCGTTCAACGGCGAATTTTGTACGCAATGGCAATTGATGGCAATACTTATGACAAAGGATTCCGTAAATCAGCGAAGTCTGTCGGGAACGTCATGGGTAATTTTCATCCGCATGGTGATAGCTCGATTTATGAAGCAATGGTCCGCCTAAGCCAAGACTGGAAATTACGGGAACCATTAATTGAAATGCATGGGAATAACGGTTCGATGGATGGTGATCCACCAGCTGCTATGCGTTATACGGAAGCCCGACTCAGCAAAATTGCCAGTGAGATGCTAAAAGACATCGATAAAAAGACGGTTGATTTTGTCCTGAACTTTGATGATACGGCTGAAGAACCAACTGTTTTACCAGCCCGCTTCCCGAACCTCTTGGTCAACGGGGCAACTGGTATTTCGGCTGGTTATGCAACCGAGATTCCACCCCATAACTTAGGTGAAGTCACAGATGGGTTAGTTTATTTAATCGATCATCCAGACGCAACGCTAGAAAAAATGATGACCTTTGTTAAAGGCCCGGATTTCCCGACTGGGGGGATTCTACAAGGCCTTGACGGGATTAAGAAGGCTTACGAAACGGGCCGTGGTCGCGTTGTTGTGCGGGCTAAAACTAGCATTCAACAATTACGCGGTAATCGGGAACAAATCGTCGTCAGCGAGATTCCATATGAAGTCAATAAGGCCCAAATGGTCAAAAAGATTGATGAATTACGGGTCTTGAAGAAGGTTGACGGTATTTCTGAAGTCCGTGATGAAAGTGATCGGATGGGCTTGTCAGTGGTCATCGAATTGAAAAAACAAGCTGATAGCCAAGGGATTTTAAACTACCTCTTCAAGAATACTGATTTACAAATTACGTATAATTTCAATATGGTTGCTATCTCTGATATGCAACCTAAACAAGTTGGCTTACTTGAAATTTTGCACGCGTACTTGAAACATCAAGAAGAAGTCGTTACGCGGCGGACACAATACAGCTTACAAAAAGCACAAGATCGTTTGCATATTGTTGCTGGTCTTGTTAAAGCCTTATCGATTCTTGACCAAGTAATCAGTACGATTCGGGCAAGTAAGAATAAAAAAGACGCTAAGACGAATTTGGTGGCACAGTATGATTTTACTGAAGCACAAGCCGAAGCAATTGTTTCCTTGCAATTGTATCGTTTAACGAATACCGATGTGACTGCCTTGGAAGCCGAAGCTGCTGAATTAAAAACAGCTGTTGAAGGCTACCAAGCTATTTTGGGAAATCCTAAAGAACTTGCACGGGTCATTAAGTCTGAATTAAAATCGGTGGTTAAAGCTTACCGGAACGATCGGAAGACAGAAATTGAAGCCGAAATTGAAACCCTTGAGATTGATACGAGTGTGACTGTGATTGATGAAACTGTCATGGTTGCGGTTAGTCATGATGGCTACCTTAAACGGAGTAGCCTCCGTTCTTATCAAGCCTCAGAAGGAGCTGACGGTGGTCTGAAAGAAGGCGATTTTGCCATCTTACAAAAGCCAATGCAGACACTCGATCAATTGATGTTATTTACCAACTCTGGTCATCTGATTCAACGACCAGTGCATGAAATTGCCGATTTGAAGTGGAAAGAAATGGGCGAACATATTTCGCAATCAATTGGCTTAGCAGCTGATGAAGCGATTATTGCGGCCTTTAGCTTTACACCAAACGAGCAAAATGGTTATTTTGTCATTGGGACGACAGATGGTTATATTAAGCAAACAGCTTTCCAAGACTTATTGCCAAGTCGAACTTATCGTTCAAAAGCCCAAGACTTTATCAAACTGCATGCTGGTGCGAACGTGACGAATGTTTATTGGGTCTCTGAAACAGATGCCCAACAACAGGCCGTCTTTAGCGCTAGTTATAACGGTTACGGGCTCAGTTTTGCCTTGAACGAAGTATCAGTCTCTGGTGCCAAAGCCGGGGGTGTGAAACTGATGGACCTTAAAGATGGCGATCACGTCGCTAACTTTACGCTCTTTGATCCAACCGAAAAACACGCTGCTGTGGCAATTATCACGCAACGTGGGGCCTTTAAACGCATGTTCTTAAGCGAAATTGGCTTAACAAGCCGTGCTCGGCGTGGGGTCTTAATCCTACGTGAACTAAAACGTGATCCGCATCGGGTGGCAGCTATGATTAGAGTCGCACCTAAGATCACATTATTAGTGAAAACCGAACAGGCATTATTAACAATTGAACCACAAGCGCATGCAACAGGTGACCGTTATTCAAACGGGAGCTTCGTCATGGATGTTGAAGAAGTTGGTCAACCGGTATTTGTTTTAGCACAATCCAGCGAACCAATTTCAAACCATAAAGATTAATCAAAAGGACACTAATTAACCTAATTAGTGTCCTTTTCTGTTATATAAAAGAAGCGAAAATTCGGCATCTGTACCATAACACTTAAAAGGTTTTGCACAATCTAAATTGAACGGACAACTTGTTATAAAATGAAGTGCTGACACTTACATAGCAGTGTTTTAAGGCGTGTGACAGTTGGTAAATGTTTTTAAAAAGAAAGGGTTTGCAAAAACCTTGTGACGTGTTATACTAAATGTGTAAAAACTGTATGACTGAATTTTAAATAAATGGAGGCAATCCACATGGTAAAAACTGAAAAAATCAATTTAGCCGATTATTGGGACGGTTTTAATAAGGGTGATTGGCAAGATGAAATTGATATTCGCGATTTCATCCAACAAAACTTCACAGCCTATGATGGTGATGAAAGTTTCTTAGCTGGTCCTACTGAAGCGACAACCACTTTAAACGACCAATTAATGGCACTTAAGAAAAAAGAACGTGAAGCAGGCGGTGTTTTAGATGCTGATAACGACAATCCTGCAACTGTCACATCACACGGCCCTGGTTATTTAAATAAGGATCTTGAAAAAATCGTTGGTTTACAAACTGACGCACCACTCAAACGGGCATTCATGCCATTTGGTGGGATTCGGATGGCTGAAGATGCCTTAGAAGCTTATGGCTTTAAGACAGATCCAGAACAACACAAAATCTTTAGCGAATATCGTAAAACTCATAACCAAGGGGTTTTCGATGCTTATACACCAGATATGCGTAAAGCACGTCACTACAAGATTATTACAGGTCTTCCTGATGCTTATGCACGTGGCCGGATTATCCCTGATTTACCTCGGATTGCTGTCTATGGGATTGACCGCTTAGCAGAAGAAAAAGTACGTGACTTTAACGGTGTTGGCGACGGTGAAATGACAGATTCAGTTATTCAACTTCGCGAAGAAATTAATGAACAATATCGTGCCTTACAAGACATGAAGAAAATGGCTGCTAGCTATGGTTTTGATATTTCAAGACCCGCTAAGAACGCACAAGAAGCCGTTCAATGGATCTACTTCGGTTACTTAGCAGCTATCAAGACTCAAAACGGGGCTGCGATGTCAGTTGGCCGGATTGATACAACAATGGATATCTTTATCCAACGTGATTTAGATCGCGGCTTGATCACAGAAGCTGAAGCACAAGAAATGGTTGATCATTTTGTCATGAAATTACGGATGGTGCGTTTCATTCGGACAGAAGACTACAACTCATTGTTCTCAGGTGATCCAATCTGGGCAACATTATCAATGTGTGGGATTGGTATGGATGGTCGTCACCATGTTACTAAGACTGCCTTCCGTGTCTTGAAGACATTGGAAAACATGGGTGCTGCACCAGAACCTAATATCACGTTACTTTGGTCAGATCGCTTACCAGAAGGTTTCAAGCGTTATGCAACTGAAGTGTCAATCAAGAGTTCAACAATTCAATATGAAAATGATGACTTGATGCGCAACGAATGGGGTAGCGACTATTATGGGATTGCTTGTTGTGTTTCTGCACAACCAATCGCAGATGGCGTTCAATACTTTGGTGCTCGCGCTAACTTGGCTAAGACAATCCTTTACGCAATTAACGGTGGGATTGATGAATTAGGTAAAGCACAAGTTGGGCCAGCTTACCAACCAATCACAAGTGAAATCATCGATTACAAAGAATTCATGGGTAAATACGATAAGATGTTAGATTGGTTAGCAGACGTTTACGTTAATGCTTTAAACACAATCCACTACATGCATGACAAGTATTACTATGAATCAGCACAATTAGCATTGAAGAATAGTCGCTTAGACCGGACATTTGCTACTGGTATCTCTGGTTTATCACATGCGGTTGATTCAATTTCAGCTATTAAATATGGTCAAGTTAAAATTATTCGTGACGAAGACGGTATGGCAGTCGATTTTGAAGCACAAAATCCTGACTACCCACGTTATGGTAATAATGATGATCGTGCTGATGATATCGCTAAATGGTTAGTTAAGACTTTCTACAACAAGATGAACACACATCACTTATATCGTGGCTCAAAACTATCAACATCTGTTTTAACAATCACATCAAACGTTGTTTATGGTAAGAATACAGGGACAACACCTAATGGCCGTCAAGCCGGCGAACCATTCTCACCTGGTGCTAACCCAGCATACGGTGCTGAAAAGAACGGTGCTTTAGCATCATTACTTTCAACAGCTAAGATTCCTTATCGTTATGCAACTGACGGGATTTCAAATACATTTGGTGTCACACCTAATACTTTAGGTCATGATGACAATGCACGTAAAGATGCCTTAGTTAACATGGTCGACGGTTACATGGTTAACCACGGTATGCATTTGAACATCAACGTCTTCAACAAACAAACATTAATGGATGCACAACAACATCCTGAAGAATACCCAACATTAACAGTTCGTGTTTCTGGTTACTGTGTCTACTTCGCAGATTTAACTAAGGAACAACAAGATGATGTTATTTCAAGAACATTCTTCGATGAAATGTAGTCATTCATAAGAATAAACGAGGCAGCGGATAGCTGACCCTATCCGCTTTCTTGTAAAGCTGCTAATTTTGATTTAGCAGTTTTGCTAGGAAGAGTGTCTTTTATAAGAGGTGGAAGAAATGGCAATTAAATTTACAACCCGTTTATCAACGGAAACCGCAGAAACAGTCGTACCAGAAGAAACCACAGAAGCACCAATTGGCTATGTCCATTCAATCGAATCTTTTGGATCCGTAGATGGCCCTGGTATTCGTTTTGTGGCCTTTTTACAAGGGTGTCGCATGCGGTGCGAATTCTGTCATAATCCCGATACTTGGAATATTGGTAGTGGTGAACCGTATACTGCTGACGAATTAATTGCAAAAGCATTACCGTACAAAGCTTTCTGGGGTAAGGAAGGTGGCATCACTTGTAGCGGTGGTGAATCACTGATTCAAATTGATTTCTTAATTGATTTATTTAAAAAATGCAAAGCACAGGGCATTAATACGTGTCTTGATACGTGTGGGCAACCTTTCACGTATAAGGAGCCATTTTTCAGTAAGTTTAAAGAATTGATGAAATATACGGATCTATCGATGGTTGATATTAAACATATCGATCCAGAAGGTCATAAGAAGTTAACTGGTTTTTCAAATAAACATATTTTAGAAATGATCGAATATATGTCTAATCATGGTCATCATATGTGGATTCGTCACGTCTTAATTCCTGAACGGACTGATTATGATTGTTACTTAGAACGACTTGGCGATTACATTAAGACATTGAATAATGTTGACCGGGTTGAGGTGTTGCCATATCATACAATGGGGATTGTCAAATATGAGAAAATGGGGATTAAGTACCCACTTGAAGGCATCGAGCCACCAACTCATGATCGGGTTGTTAATGCAGAACGGCTTTTGCATACAGCTGATTATTCAAAATAAATTGTATAAAGCGGTAGCATTAGAAATTTTTAAGTGAATAATAAGAAAGAGCGCCGAAAAAGGTTGCTCTTTTTTTATTTTTTTATTATTATAATGATAAGGGATAACCCAAAGAAATGAGGATTGAGCATGAAGACGAGACAAGAGAATATATTTTCTTCTAAAACGTTAACTTATTTTTTGCAATTAGCGGAAACGATGAACTATACGCAGGCCGCTCAGCTATTAGGGATTACACAACCTGCATTAACGCAACAAATTAAGAAATTGGAACGCACAGTTGGGGCACCACTTTTTTATTCTGTCGGTAAGAAATTACACATTTCTGATGCCGGTCGGACAATGTTAGATGCCACTCATCAAATTTACGATTTATTAAATACGGCAACGGATGAAATCCAAAGTGCAACTAGCGCTAGCCGTGGTAAAATTAATATTGGGATTCTAGCATCGATGGAACTCAGTGTTATTCAAAGTTTCTTAATCAAGTATTACCAACAATTCCCCAATATCGAAGTCAGTGTTCATTTATTGACACGTAAGGAAATTTGGGACCGTCTCGAAAATAATAAAATTGATCTTGCAATCATGTATTTGCCAGATGACAGTATCAAAAATTGGAAGCCTTACCGTTCCAAGAAGATTGCGGATGAAAGCCTTGTTTTCTTGAGTAATAATCCATTATTGAAGAAACGCAAGAAGATTCATTTTGAGGATACATTAACTGAAAAATGGGTAACATACCCCGATGAATACTATCTCAACCAATTCATCAGTGAAGCTTATAAGAATCAAATGGTAGATCGGCCAGTCAGTGCAGCCCAATTTACATCACCATTTGAAATTTTACGGTTTGCTGAAGCAACTGGGTTAAGCACTGCATTGCCTAAGAGTTTTTACGATGCCCATAATGTTGGTATTGAATCGAACGCGGTGCAATTTGATCCAGCAATTCAATTTGAATTGGCCTTTGTATTCCGTAAAGAAAAGGAAGATATTCCTCGGATTGACAGTTTCTTCCGAGAATTTAACCTTTATCTAGAAGAAAAAGACTATTTAACGCGAATTAAGGAACAAAATCGTAAAATTATCTAATTTCTCTGGTATAATCGATAATGTAATTTTGAAAAGAAGGGTCTGTATAAATATGAGTAAAGAATTAGTTTTCGGTCACCAAAACCCAGATACAGACGCAATTGTTGCGGCAATGGCGTTTGCTTATCTACAACAACAACTTGGCAAGGATGTCGAAGCTGTTGCTTTAGGCGAACCAAATGAAGAAACAAGTTATGCATTACGTCACTTTGCTGCAAGCACACCACGTGTGATTAAAGAAGCCGGTAGTGAAGTGCAAAGTGTTATGCTAGTTGACCACAACGAAGCACAACAAAGTGTTGCTGATATCAAAGATTTAACAGTAACTGATGTTGTTGATCATCATCGGATCGCTAACTTTGAAACAGTAAGCCCATTATTCTACCGTGCTGAACCAGTTGGCTGTACCAGCACAATTCTTTTATCAATGTTCAACGAAAATAAAATTGAAATCCCTGCACAATTAGCTGGTTTAATGATGAGTGCCATCATTTCAGATACATTGTTGATGAAATCACCAACAACAACTGAAAAAGATCGGATTGCTATCAAGACATTAGCAGAAATTGCAGATGTTGATTTTGAATCATATGGTCTTGAAATGTTAAAAGCTGGTACTAACTTAGATGATAAGAGCGAAGCTGAATTAATTGAAGCTGATGCTAAAACATTCGATATGGCTGGTAAAAAAGTTCGTATCGATCAAGTTAACACAGTTGATATCGAAGCGGTCTTCAAACGCCAAGCTGCTTTTGAAGCTGCTATCGAAGCAGACAACAAAGCTAACGGTTACGACTTATTCGTACTTTTGGTTACTGACATCTTAAACAGTAACTCAGAAGCGCTTGTTATCGGCGAACCAGCTGAAGCCTTCGAAAAGGCTTTTGATGTGACCTTAAACAACCATCGTGCGCAATTAGCCGGTGTTGTGTCACGTAAGAAACAAGTTGTCCCACAATTAACAGCAGCATTTTAATAGCAATTAAGAAGATAAAGTCCTGCGGGGCTTTATTTTTTTGTTAGGAGCAACAGATGACTGAGGAAGTAACAAAGGCAATTCAAGTGATTGAAGCGACAATTCGAAATTGTCAAAAGAGCCAGCTAAAATTTGGAGAAGGGTCCGCCCAATTTACTTTATTAAAAAATAGAATTCACGCATTGGAAGTTGGTCGTGATTTATTGAATGGGCGCACAGATATAACTGCTGAAGCATTGGTCAGGGCACAGGCACCGATTGAGTCAATCATCCATAAAACCGAAAAAGCGTTGGCTAACCAAAAAAAGACATCGCCTGTAATTAAGCGGATGACAACATTAATAGTAGCAATGACATCCATTCGGACAGCTATTATGGCACAACTTTCTGTAAATGAGACCCATCAATAATATGATGGGTTTTTTTGTGTCTTTTTTACAGATGATAATAATTCTAATATGACAATGAACATGTTATAATGTAATGGAATTCACAAGGAGGCCGATAATGATGAAACATACGTTGAAATTAGTGCTCACAATTGTGGTTGGGATTACCGCATTAATATTAGCCTTTTTATGTCAACAACCACTGTGGGCCCAAGTATTAGTTAGTCTAGCTGGGGGGTTAGTCGCGTTATCGATGCTGATTGAGATGATTCGCACTTTAAAATCAGGTCGATATGGTGTTGATTTACTAGCCATTACGGCGATCATTGCAACACTCGCTGTTGGTGAATATTGGGCTGCCTTGATGGTCCTCGTAATGTTAACAGGCGGCGATTCCCTGGAAGATTACGCCGCGCATAAAGCAGGGCGGGAATTAAAATCATTATTGGACAACTCGCCCCAGGTCGCGCATTTAATGCGTGGTGACGGACTTGTCGATGTTGCTGTCGACGAACTCCAAGTCAATGATCAAGTTGTTGTGAAGCCAGGAGAACTGGTTCCGGTTGACGGTCATATCATTGAGGGGTCATCGCTGTTTGATGAATCGTCTCTAACCGGTGAATCACGCCCAGTTGAAAGAACAATCAATGAGCCAATTATGTCAGGGTCAGTAAATGGTGAGACATCAATCACGATGGTGGTCGATCAATTAGCTATTAACAGTCAGTATCAAGCAATTGTTAAACTGGTTGAAAGCTCAGCAGCACAACCTGCCCATTTTGTTCGTTTAGCGGATCGCTATGCCGTACCATTTACATTAGTGGCGTATTTGATTGCAGGGGTGGCATGGTGGCTCTCAAAAGACCCTGTGCGCTTTGCCGAGGTCTTGGTGGTCGCGTCGCCATGCCCGTTGATTCTCGCGGCACCGATTGCGCTTATCTCAGGTATGAGTCGTGCCAGCCGGAATGGGATTATCGTCAAAACGGGGACGACAATTGAAAAATTGGCGTTGGCCAAATCAGCTGCTTTTGATAAAACAGGCACGATTACGAATGGCCAATTAACCGTGGATCAAGTTGTACCGATGATTGATATTGAACCATCGGAGTTATGTCGTTTAGCAGCCAGTGCTGAACAGGCTTCGGCCCATATTCTGGCTCGTTCCTTACTACAAGTCGTCCCAGCAGCGCAATTATTAGAAATTATTAGTTTAAAAGAAATGACAGGTGCTGGTGTGACTGCCCAATTAGCATCTGGACAGACGGTTCAAGTCGGTAAATTTGAATTTGTGGCGCCTGACCAAGCTAAACAATCCCAGACACAGACAACTGTCTACATTGGCATTGACGGGCGTTATGCGGGCTATATCACATTTATCGACCATCTTCGCCAGGAAGCGCCTCAAACGATGTCAACGCTCCATCAGCTCGGTTTACAGCGCTTAA from Latilactobacillus sakei subsp. sakei DSM 20017 = JCM 1157 harbors:
- the parC gene encoding DNA topoisomerase IV subunit A; this translates as MADEAQKIQELTLEEVMGDRFGRYSKYIIQERALPDIRDGLKPVQRRILYAMAIDGNTYDKGFRKSAKSVGNVMGNFHPHGDSSIYEAMVRLSQDWKLREPLIEMHGNNGSMDGDPPAAMRYTEARLSKIASEMLKDIDKKTVDFVLNFDDTAEEPTVLPARFPNLLVNGATGISAGYATEIPPHNLGEVTDGLVYLIDHPDATLEKMMTFVKGPDFPTGGILQGLDGIKKAYETGRGRVVVRAKTSIQQLRGNREQIVVSEIPYEVNKAQMVKKIDELRVLKKVDGISEVRDESDRMGLSVVIELKKQADSQGILNYLFKNTDLQITYNFNMVAISDMQPKQVGLLEILHAYLKHQEEVVTRRTQYSLQKAQDRLHIVAGLVKALSILDQVISTIRASKNKKDAKTNLVAQYDFTEAQAEAIVSLQLYRLTNTDVTALEAEAAELKTAVEGYQAILGNPKELARVIKSELKSVVKAYRNDRKTEIEAEIETLEIDTSVTVIDETVMVAVSHDGYLKRSSLRSYQASEGADGGLKEGDFAILQKPMQTLDQLMLFTNSGHLIQRPVHEIADLKWKEMGEHISQSIGLAADEAIIAAFSFTPNEQNGYFVIGTTDGYIKQTAFQDLLPSRTYRSKAQDFIKLHAGANVTNVYWVSETDAQQQAVFSASYNGYGLSFALNEVSVSGAKAGGVKLMDLKDGDHVANFTLFDPTEKHAAVAIITQRGAFKRMFLSEIGLTSRARRGVLILRELKRDPHRVAAMIRVAPKITLLVKTEQALLTIEPQAHATGDRYSNGSFVMDVEEVGQPVFVLAQSSEPISNHKD
- the pflB gene encoding formate C-acetyltransferase, whose translation is MVKTEKINLADYWDGFNKGDWQDEIDIRDFIQQNFTAYDGDESFLAGPTEATTTLNDQLMALKKKEREAGGVLDADNDNPATVTSHGPGYLNKDLEKIVGLQTDAPLKRAFMPFGGIRMAEDALEAYGFKTDPEQHKIFSEYRKTHNQGVFDAYTPDMRKARHYKIITGLPDAYARGRIIPDLPRIAVYGIDRLAEEKVRDFNGVGDGEMTDSVIQLREEINEQYRALQDMKKMAASYGFDISRPAKNAQEAVQWIYFGYLAAIKTQNGAAMSVGRIDTTMDIFIQRDLDRGLITEAEAQEMVDHFVMKLRMVRFIRTEDYNSLFSGDPIWATLSMCGIGMDGRHHVTKTAFRVLKTLENMGAAPEPNITLLWSDRLPEGFKRYATEVSIKSSTIQYENDDLMRNEWGSDYYGIACCVSAQPIADGVQYFGARANLAKTILYAINGGIDELGKAQVGPAYQPITSEIIDYKEFMGKYDKMLDWLADVYVNALNTIHYMHDKYYYESAQLALKNSRLDRTFATGISGLSHAVDSISAIKYGQVKIIRDEDGMAVDFEAQNPDYPRYGNNDDRADDIAKWLVKTFYNKMNTHHLYRGSKLSTSVLTITSNVVYGKNTGTTPNGRQAGEPFSPGANPAYGAEKNGALASLLSTAKIPYRYATDGISNTFGVTPNTLGHDDNARKDALVNMVDGYMVNHGMHLNINVFNKQTLMDAQQHPEEYPTLTVRVSGYCVYFADLTKEQQDDVISRTFFDEM
- the pflA gene encoding pyruvate formate-lyase-activating protein; protein product: MAIKFTTRLSTETAETVVPEETTEAPIGYVHSIESFGSVDGPGIRFVAFLQGCRMRCEFCHNPDTWNIGSGEPYTADELIAKALPYKAFWGKEGGITCSGGESLIQIDFLIDLFKKCKAQGINTCLDTCGQPFTYKEPFFSKFKELMKYTDLSMVDIKHIDPEGHKKLTGFSNKHILEMIEYMSNHGHHMWIRHVLIPERTDYDCYLERLGDYIKTLNNVDRVEVLPYHTMGIVKYEKMGIKYPLEGIEPPTHDRVVNAERLLHTADYSK
- a CDS encoding LysR family transcriptional regulator: MKTRQENIFSSKTLTYFLQLAETMNYTQAAQLLGITQPALTQQIKKLERTVGAPLFYSVGKKLHISDAGRTMLDATHQIYDLLNTATDEIQSATSASRGKINIGILASMELSVIQSFLIKYYQQFPNIEVSVHLLTRKEIWDRLENNKIDLAIMYLPDDSIKNWKPYRSKKIADESLVFLSNNPLLKKRKKIHFEDTLTEKWVTYPDEYYLNQFISEAYKNQMVDRPVSAAQFTSPFEILRFAEATGLSTALPKSFYDAHNVGIESNAVQFDPAIQFELAFVFRKEKEDIPRIDSFFREFNLYLEEKDYLTRIKEQNRKII
- a CDS encoding manganese-dependent inorganic pyrophosphatase, with amino-acid sequence MSKELVFGHQNPDTDAIVAAMAFAYLQQQLGKDVEAVALGEPNEETSYALRHFAASTPRVIKEAGSEVQSVMLVDHNEAQQSVADIKDLTVTDVVDHHRIANFETVSPLFYRAEPVGCTSTILLSMFNENKIEIPAQLAGLMMSAIISDTLLMKSPTTTEKDRIAIKTLAEIADVDFESYGLEMLKAGTNLDDKSEAELIEADAKTFDMAGKKVRIDQVNTVDIEAVFKRQAAFEAAIEADNKANGYDLFVLLVTDILNSNSEALVIGEPAEAFEKAFDVTLNNHRAQLAGVVSRKKQVVPQLTAAF
- a CDS encoding heavy metal translocating P-type ATPase; translated protein: MKHTLKLVLTIVVGITALILAFLCQQPLWAQVLVSLAGGLVALSMLIEMIRTLKSGRYGVDLLAITAIIATLAVGEYWAALMVLVMLTGGDSLEDYAAHKAGRELKSLLDNSPQVAHLMRGDGLVDVAVDELQVNDQVVVKPGELVPVDGHIIEGSSLFDESSLTGESRPVERTINEPIMSGSVNGETSITMVVDQLAINSQYQAIVKLVESSAAQPAHFVRLADRYAVPFTLVAYLIAGVAWWLSKDPVRFAEVLVVASPCPLILAAPIALISGMSRASRNGIIVKTGTTIEKLALAKSAAFDKTGTITNGQLTVDQVVPMIDIEPSELCRLAASAEQASAHILARSLLQVVPAAQLLEIISLKEMTGAGVTAQLASGQTVQVGKFEFVAPDQAKQSQTQTTVYIGIDGRYAGYITFIDHLRQEAPQTMSTLHQLGLQRLMMLTGDQATTAKEIAAQVGIDEVHAGCLPADKIRLINNVTPEQRPIIMVGDGVNDAPSLASADVGIAMGAHGATAASESADVVILKDDLSRVSGAITIARDTMRVARQSVLIGIFICIGLMLIASTGVVPALIGALFQEVVDTVSILYALRARNDH